From the Ananas comosus cultivar F153 unplaced genomic scaffold, ASM154086v1, whole genome shotgun sequence genome, one window contains:
- the LOC109705718 gene encoding protein-lysine N-methyltransferase N6AMT2-like isoform X1, with translation MSTDVEQQQRPESAGDEDDDRPALSARALEALREFLSEQSAAQSFAGGEAEEEEEEVRLVAEDWRLSQFWYDRITAETLAEEIRRICDSDPSSPSSVACIACPTLYVYLKKLNPDISANLLEYDKRFEQYGDDFVYYDYNQPEELPAVLKHACNIIVVDPPYLSKECLEKVAQTVSFLARPQGPFLLLLTGEVQKDRALELLNVKPCSFRPQHANKLGNEFRLFTNYDPAERLGGWERN, from the exons ATGTCGACCGACGTGGAGCAGCAGCAGAGGCCGGAGTCGGCCggcgacgaggacgacgaccGGCCGGCTCTGAGCGCGCGAGCTCTGGAAGCCCTGCGGGAGTTCCTCAGCGAGCAGAGCGCGGCCCAATCATttgccggcggcgaggcggaggaggaggaggaggaggtgaggCTGGTGGCGGAGGACTGGAGGCTGAGCCAGTTCTGGTACGACAGGATCACGGCGGAGACGTTGGCGGAGGAGATCCGGCGCATCTGCGATTCCGACCCTTCGTCTCCCTCTTCCGTCGCCTGCATCGCCTGCCCCACCCTCTACGTCTATCTCAAG AAATTAAACCCTGATATCTCAGCAAACTTGCTTGAGTATGATAAACGTTTCGAGCAATATGGCGATGATTTTGTATATTACGACTACAATCAGCCTGAAGAGTTGCCAGCGGTATTAAAGCATGCCTGCAACATCATTGTCGTCGACCCTCCATATCTG AGCAAGGAATGCTTGGAGAAAGTGGCCCAAACCGTCTCTTTCTTAGCCCGCCCACAAGGTCCATTCTTACTGTTACTGACGG GAGAGGTGCAGAAGGATAGAGCTCTAGAGCTTCTAAATGTGAAGCCGTGCAGCTTCAGGCCCCAACACGCAAACAAGCTAGGAAATGAGTTCCGGCTGTTCACTAACTATGATCCTGCAGAGAGACTGGGTGGTTGGGAGCGCAATTGA
- the LOC109705718 gene encoding protein-lysine N-methyltransferase n6amt2-like isoform X2 produces the protein MSTDVEQQQRPESAGDEDDDRPALSARALEALREFLSEQSAAQSFAGGEAEEEEEEVRLVAEDWRLSQFWYDRITAETLAEEIRRICDSDPSSPSSVACIACPTLYVYLKKLNPDISANLLEYDKRFEQYGDDFVYYDYNQPEELPAVLKHACNIIVVDPPYLSKECLEKVAQTVSFLARPQGPFLLLLTGN, from the exons ATGTCGACCGACGTGGAGCAGCAGCAGAGGCCGGAGTCGGCCggcgacgaggacgacgaccGGCCGGCTCTGAGCGCGCGAGCTCTGGAAGCCCTGCGGGAGTTCCTCAGCGAGCAGAGCGCGGCCCAATCATttgccggcggcgaggcggaggaggaggaggaggaggtgaggCTGGTGGCGGAGGACTGGAGGCTGAGCCAGTTCTGGTACGACAGGATCACGGCGGAGACGTTGGCGGAGGAGATCCGGCGCATCTGCGATTCCGACCCTTCGTCTCCCTCTTCCGTCGCCTGCATCGCCTGCCCCACCCTCTACGTCTATCTCAAG AAATTAAACCCTGATATCTCAGCAAACTTGCTTGAGTATGATAAACGTTTCGAGCAATATGGCGATGATTTTGTATATTACGACTACAATCAGCCTGAAGAGTTGCCAGCGGTATTAAAGCATGCCTGCAACATCATTGTCGTCGACCCTCCATATCTG AGCAAGGAATGCTTGGAGAAAGTGGCCCAAACCGTCTCTTTCTTAGCCCGCCCACAAGGTCCATTCTTACTGTTACTGACGGGTAATTAG